The genomic stretch CAATTTTGGCGGCGGGGCCGTTGGTCATCATCACGACGCGATCGCTTAAAAACAGCGCTTCGTCGATGTCGTGAGTGATCATCAGTACGGTGATCTGGTGGTCTTGCCAGATTTTCAGCAACTCCTCTTGGAGCTCTTCTCGGGTAATCGGATCCAGTGCACCGAAGGGTTCGTCAAGAATTAGCACCTTGGGGCGCAGGGCGAGGGCGCGGGCAATGCAGACCCGCTGCTTCATGCCGCCAGAGAGGGCACTGGGCTTTTTGTTGGCCACGTCGGCCAGGCCCACCATCTCCAGGTGCTCCATGACGATGTGCTTTTTCGCGGCTTCGGGCTTCTTGGGGAAGACCGAATTCACGCCCAGGTAAATGTTTTCGTAGGCGGTGAGCCAGGGCAGCAGGGAGTAGTTTTGAAACACCACCATGCGATCGGGGCCGGGAGCTTGAATCGGCAGGGTTTGCAGGCGCACTTCGCCGTTGGTGGGTTGGCGAAACCCGGCCACCATATCGAGCAGGGTCGATTTGCCGCAGCCGGAATGGCCAATGACGCAGACAAATTCCCCCTCGTTGATGGCGAGGTCGATGCCGTCGAGCACGACGAAGTCGCCGGTGGGGGTGGGGTAAACCTTGGAGAGGTTGTCGAAAATCAGGAACGGTTCCTGAGTCTGAAGGTGGGTGGTGGATTGGGTAGGAGTATTTAGCACTTGCATGGTCGGGGGGTGTGGATGGGTGGGTGGTGGAGGCTGAGCACTGCTCAGCCCCTACGGCGAGTTCGTTGCACAGGCAGGGGGAGAGAATTAGCGGATAGTCACGGCATCCATTAGCACTTCTTCGATGCGTAGGTCGCGCTTGATGGCGAACTGATCCAGGTATTTCAGCGGCTCGTCAGGGTCAAAGACCGGGCCATCGAACAGATGAATGGGGTGGCGATCGCGCCCCGTATCCACCAGCCCCAGCTCGCGGGCAGCCTGGCCAAAGATGTCGGCCCGCTTCACCCGCTCGGCCACGGCTAGCCAGTTGCGGGGAAAGGGGGTAATGCCCCAGCGGGCCATCTGGGTCATCATCCACACCGCCTCAGAGACATCGGGGTAGTTGGCCTTGCCGGTAAAGAACTGAATGTAGTTGAGCACCTGCTCGGGCTGGCTGCCGTCGCCGCGATCGTAGGGGTCTAGGAAGCCCTGGCGAATGTGGGCTTCATCGGCCCCAACGTACTCGGGTTTGCAGAGCAGGTCGGCAATTTCTTCGCGGTTGCGGCGATCGTCGCAGTATTCGCAGGCTTCGAGCAGCGCTTTGACTAGGGCCACATGGGTTTTGGGATACTGTTCGGCCCAGGCTTCGGTGACGCCCAGCACTTTCTCCAGGTGGCCAGGCCAGATGTCGTTGTCGGTCGCCATTACCACGCCCAGCCCTTCGCTAACGGCGCGGGCATTCCAGGGTTCACCGACGCAATAGCCGTCGATGGAGCCCGACTTGAGGGTCGAGACCATCTGCGCCGGCGGAATCACCGTGACGCTGACATCGCGATCGGGGTCAATGCCGCCAGCGGCCAGCCAGTAGCGCAGCAGCAGGTTGTGCATTGAGGTGGGGTGTACCGCCGCCAGGGTGTGCACCTGGTCAGGGCGGCGATCGATCGCTGCTTTGAAGTCGGCAAGGCTGCGCACCCCGGCATCAAACAGCCGCTTGCTGAAGGTAATGGCATTGCCGTTGCGGCTGAGGGTGAGGGCGCTGACCATGGGTCGGGGGCGCTGGTTGCCGTAGCCCAGGGTCATGCCCAGGGGCATGCCAGCTACCATCATGGCGGCGTCGAGGCGACCGGTGGCCACGCCGTCGGCGATCGCATTCCAGCTCGGCTCGCGGTTGAGCGTTACATTGCTCAGGCCGTGGGCCTCAAACAGGCCCTTTTCTTTGGCTACTACCAGAGGCGCGCAATCTACCAGGGGGATAAAGCCCAACTCCAGATTCACCTTCTCCAGGCCGTTGGCGGCCACGGCCACCACGGGCTTGGCCTTGTGCAGCTTGGCCCGCTTCTGCTGGTTGAGGAAGTAGACAATCTCGTTGCGCAGGCTGTAGTAGTTGGGGTGCTTGACCACCTCCATGCGCTCGCGGGGCCGGGGAAAGGGCACATCGACAATCTGGCCGACGTGGGCCTCGGGGCCGTTGGTCATTAGCACGATGCGATCGCTCAGCAGTAGCGCCTCATCCACATCGTGGGTGACCATGACGCAGGTAACTTCGTTCTCCTGGCAAATCTGCATCAGCTGCTCTTGCAGCCCGCCGCGGGTCAGCGCATCCAAGGCCCCAAAAGGTTCATCCAGCAGCAGCAGCTTGGGGCGAATAGCTAGGGCGCGGGCGATCGCCACCCGCTGTTTCATGCCGCCGGAGATTTGGCCAGGGCGCTTGTGGGCTGCCTTTTGCAGACCAACCATCTCGATGTGGTGGTCGATCATGCGATCGCGCACCGCCTGGGGGTGCTTCTTCATCACCCGGTCTACCGCCAGGGCGATGTTTTCGCGCACCGTCAGCCAGGGCAGCAACGAGTAGTTTTGAAACACCACCATGCGATCGGGGCCAGGTTCTGTGACCTGCCGCCCCTCGAGCACAACGCCGCCCGCGCTGGGCTGGTCGAGGCCCGAGAGAATGTTGAGCAGGGTCGATTTGCCGCAGCCCGAGTGGCCAACTAGCGAGACAAATTCCCCCTTGTGAATTTGCAGGTCAATGTTTTTGAGGGCAATGTACTCGCCGCCGTGGGGCAGCTTAAAGACGCGATCGATGTGGTCAACTTCAACAAAGACAGCCATGGTGCGCAGGGAGTGAAGGTGCAGCAGAATGCGAGAATTTTGGCTTGGCAATTTTGAACTTGGGAGGGTTCCGGCTCCCCTCTTCCAGGAGGAGAGGGCCGTAGGGTGGGCACTGCCCACTACAAACCCTTGGCAGAATCACAGGTTTGATGCGGCGTTTAATGAGCAGTGAACTATTGCCGCAATAGGAGGGGTTTTGGCTCCCCTCTCCTCGAGGGAGAGGGGTTGGGGGAGAGGCCTCTACTGCTTTTCCTCTTCGGGCAGCACTAGGCCGCCAATAAACACAATCAGGCGATCGAGCAGCAGGCCGACAATGCCGACGTAGAGAATGGCGATGATAATGTCGCTGATGCGGGAGCTGTTCCAGGCATCCCAGATGAAGAAGCCGATGCCCACGCCGCCAATCAGCATCTCAGCCGCCACGATCGCCAGCCAAGACAGACCAATGCCTATTCTGAGGCCCGTGAAAATGTATGGCACGGTAGCAGGAAACAGAATCTTAAAGAAGTACTGCGACTTAGACAGCTGGAGCACCCGCGCTACGTTGTTGTAGTCCTGGGGAATTTGGCGCACACCCTCGGTGGTGTTGATGATGATGGGCCAGATTGCCGTGATGAAAATCACGAAAATAGCGGAAGGATTGGCCTGCTGAAACGCCGCCAGCGAAATTGGCAGCCAGGCTAGGGGCGGCACCGTCCGCAGGATTTGAAAGAGCGGGTCGAGGGCGCTATACATCAATGAGCTGGTGCCTACCAAAATGCCCAGAGCGATGCCCACAACCGCCGCCAGGGTAAAGCCCAAGGCTACCCGTTGCAGACTGGTCCACACCTGCCAAAACAGGCCTTTGTCGGTGCCACCGTAGTTGAAGAAGGGGTTGATGATCAGCTCCCAGGTGTCTTGCACCGTGCGCACTGGGGTGGGCAGGTTGGCGTCAGGCCCCATAGTGAGCACTTGCCAGATCACCAAGAAGATTAGAATCGCCACCACCGGCGGAATCAGTGCCTTG from Leptolyngbya subtilissima AS-A7 encodes the following:
- a CDS encoding ABC transporter ATP-binding protein; translation: MQVLNTPTQSTTHLQTQEPFLIFDNLSKVYPTPTGDFVVLDGIDLAINEGEFVCVIGHSGCGKSTLLDMVAGFRQPTNGEVRLQTLPIQAPGPDRMVVFQNYSLLPWLTAYENIYLGVNSVFPKKPEAAKKHIVMEHLEMVGLADVANKKPSALSGGMKQRVCIARALALRPKVLILDEPFGALDPITREELQEELLKIWQDHQITVLMITHDIDEALFLSDRVVMMTNGPAAKIGEVMLVPFARPRDRARMMEDPKFYELRNEALDFLYNRHAHADA
- the ntrB gene encoding nitrate ABC transporter permease: MTAPLDIRPARSRFNLQKLANSSLDSLKALIPPVVAILIFLVIWQVLTMGPDANLPTPVRTVQDTWELIINPFFNYGGTDKGLFWQVWTSLQRVALGFTLAAVVGIALGILVGTSSLMYSALDPLFQILRTVPPLAWLPISLAAFQQANPSAIFVIFITAIWPIIINTTEGVRQIPQDYNNVARVLQLSKSQYFFKILFPATVPYIFTGLRIGIGLSWLAIVAAEMLIGGVGIGFFIWDAWNSSRISDIIIAILYVGIVGLLLDRLIVFIGGLVLPEEEKQ
- a CDS encoding nitrate ABC transporter ATP-binding protein (This model describes the ATP binding subunits of ATP-binding cassette (ABC) transporters for nitrate transport, or for bicarbonate transport, in bacteria and archaea.), whose amino-acid sequence is MAVFVEVDHIDRVFKLPHGGEYIALKNIDLQIHKGEFVSLVGHSGCGKSTLLNILSGLDQPSAGGVVLEGRQVTEPGPDRMVVFQNYSLLPWLTVRENIALAVDRVMKKHPQAVRDRMIDHHIEMVGLQKAAHKRPGQISGGMKQRVAIARALAIRPKLLLLDEPFGALDALTRGGLQEQLMQICQENEVTCVMVTHDVDEALLLSDRIVLMTNGPEAHVGQIVDVPFPRPRERMEVVKHPNYYSLRNEIVYFLNQQKRAKLHKAKPVVAVAANGLEKVNLELGFIPLVDCAPLVVAKEKGLFEAHGLSNVTLNREPSWNAIADGVATGRLDAAMMVAGMPLGMTLGYGNQRPRPMVSALTLSRNGNAITFSKRLFDAGVRSLADFKAAIDRRPDQVHTLAAVHPTSMHNLLLRYWLAAGGIDPDRDVSVTVIPPAQMVSTLKSGSIDGYCVGEPWNARAVSEGLGVVMATDNDIWPGHLEKVLGVTEAWAEQYPKTHVALVKALLEACEYCDDRRNREEIADLLCKPEYVGADEAHIRQGFLDPYDRGDGSQPEQVLNYIQFFTGKANYPDVSEAVWMMTQMARWGITPFPRNWLAVAERVKRADIFGQAARELGLVDTGRDRHPIHLFDGPVFDPDEPLKYLDQFAIKRDLRIEEVLMDAVTIR